One part of the Mangrovibacillus cuniculi genome encodes these proteins:
- a CDS encoding ClpXP adapter SpxH family protein: MMSDKQVTGLEIYLFIDPLCPECWALEPTMKKLVLEYGDYFTLRKVLSSSLINLNANLQNPQHLANHWERTASRTGMSCDGDLWLEHSLKSPSLVSLAIKAAELQGKRLGAKFLRKIQEELFLEKQDISNQSVLENCAKKVGLDVPVFAEDINSPSAKKAFQCDMKITSEMEVTESPTLVFFNENIEDEGLKISGLYEYEIYVEILQELAGQTLTKKSLPNLLDFLKAYQFVGTNEVATVFNWSREKATKELKKLHFQQRVNPLHVKYGTFWQFIE, encoded by the coding sequence ATGATGAGTGATAAGCAAGTAACGGGACTAGAAATATATCTTTTCATTGATCCACTTTGTCCAGAATGTTGGGCATTAGAACCAACAATGAAAAAGTTGGTGTTAGAGTATGGAGATTACTTCACATTACGAAAGGTACTTAGTAGTAGCCTAATTAATTTGAATGCTAATTTGCAAAATCCTCAACACCTTGCAAACCATTGGGAGAGAACCGCTTCAAGAACTGGAATGAGTTGTGACGGGGATCTATGGTTAGAACATTCCCTTAAATCTCCCTCCCTAGTATCTCTAGCAATTAAAGCAGCTGAGTTACAAGGTAAAAGACTGGGAGCAAAATTTTTACGTAAGATCCAAGAAGAATTATTTTTAGAAAAACAAGATATCTCTAACCAATCTGTACTTGAGAACTGTGCAAAAAAAGTTGGTTTGGACGTACCTGTTTTCGCAGAAGACATAAACTCTCCCAGTGCAAAAAAAGCTTTTCAATGCGACATGAAGATAACTTCTGAAATGGAAGTAACAGAAAGCCCTACTTTGGTATTTTTTAATGAGAATATTGAAGATGAGGGATTAAAGATTAGTGGCTTATATGAATATGAAATCTATGTAGAGATTTTGCAAGAATTAGCTGGACAAACTCTAACCAAAAAATCTTTGCCTAATTTATTAGACTTTTTGAAGGCCTATCAATTCGTTGGTACTAATGAGGTAGCCACAGTTTTTAACTGGTCGAGGGAGAAAGCTACAAAAGAATTAAAGAAATTACACTTCCAACAACGGGTAAATCCGC
- a CDS encoding globin codes for MLTPYERIGEEKLIELVDTFYDFVKDDVNLAPLFPDDMGETKRKQTQFLTQYFGGPSLYTNEHGHPMLRARHLPHPITPKLATAWLKCMEKAMDVIDFPLDIREECFARLALTARHMVNTPEEGDVNDE; via the coding sequence ATGTTGACACCATATGAACGTATCGGCGAAGAAAAACTAATAGAATTAGTAGATACATTTTATGATTTTGTCAAAGATGACGTAAATCTGGCGCCGCTATTTCCTGATGATATGGGTGAAACGAAAAGAAAACAGACCCAATTTTTAACCCAATATTTTGGCGGTCCCTCTTTATATACGAATGAGCACGGTCATCCTATGCTCCGTGCAAGGCATCTTCCACATCCTATTACACCAAAGCTTGCAACAGCGTGGTTAAAGTGTATGGAAAAAGCGATGGATGTTATTGACTTTCCATTAGATATCCGTGAAGAGTGCTTTGCTAGACTTGCCTTGACTGCTAGACATATGGTTAATACGCCTGAAGAAGGTGATGTAAATGATGAGTGA
- a CDS encoding lytic transglycosylase domain-containing protein, whose protein sequence is MTTPASLQALGQLQAIRQLQQLNSSSTSFVESPFSTVLATTLENQLGSVANFMQQNNSLFLQQSFLPTPTVGTVSPSGTNAPEDVKEIIHAASQKYNVPVRLIEAVIKQESGFRKDAVSSAGASGYMQLMPATAKYLGVTDIFNAEQNIMGGTKYLRQMLDKFGQNIELALAAYNAGPGNVDKYNGIPPFKETTNYVKKVTATYYA, encoded by the coding sequence ATGACTACACCCGCTTCCCTTCAGGCATTGGGTCAATTGCAAGCCATTAGACAGCTTCAACAATTGAATAGTTCCTCTACTTCCTTCGTAGAGAGTCCATTTTCCACTGTTTTAGCAACAACTTTAGAAAATCAACTAGGCAGTGTAGCAAATTTCATGCAACAAAATAACTCCCTGTTTCTTCAGCAATCGTTTCTTCCTACCCCAACTGTAGGAACCGTTTCTCCGAGCGGCACGAATGCCCCTGAGGATGTAAAAGAAATTATTCATGCTGCATCACAGAAATACAATGTACCTGTTCGCCTTATAGAAGCGGTGATTAAGCAAGAATCCGGTTTTAGAAAAGATGCTGTAAGTTCTGCAGGAGCTAGTGGCTACATGCAACTTATGCCTGCAACGGCAAAGTACTTGGGTGTGACAGATATATTTAATGCAGAGCAAAATATCATGGGTGGTACCAAGTACCTTAGACAAATGCTAGATAAATTTGGCCAAAACATTGAACTCGCCTTGGCAGCTTACAATGCTGGGCCTGGAAATGTAGATAAATACAATGGGATTCCTCCGTTTAAAGAAACGACTAATTATGTTAAAAAGGTAACTGCTACTTACTATGCTTGA
- a CDS encoding CYTH domain-containing protein, producing the protein MVKEVEIEFKQLVTDKQFQELVNHFTIDQDTFVEQHNHYLDTKEFLLKEKKCSVRIREKAETFTLTLKVPKENAVEETHQTLSKEDAESVFNQQFTPTVEMIGALSEFHVTLNDLYHFGTLSTERAYIPFQDGVLFFDKSNYLGETDYELEYEASDYQRGKEVFENLLKQFNIIQTPTDTKVKRFFKKKFPTL; encoded by the coding sequence ATGGTAAAGGAAGTAGAAATCGAATTTAAACAACTTGTCACAGATAAACAATTCCAAGAATTAGTGAATCATTTTACTATAGACCAAGATACATTTGTGGAACAACATAATCATTACTTAGATACGAAAGAGTTTTTGTTAAAAGAGAAGAAATGCTCCGTTCGTATTCGTGAAAAAGCAGAGACATTCACGCTCACATTAAAAGTGCCAAAAGAAAATGCTGTGGAAGAAACACACCAAACGTTGTCTAAAGAGGACGCGGAGAGTGTTTTTAACCAACAATTCACACCTACTGTTGAAATGATAGGGGCATTAAGTGAATTCCATGTTACTTTAAATGATCTTTATCACTTCGGAACCCTTTCAACAGAAAGAGCATACATCCCATTCCAAGATGGAGTACTGTTCTTTGACAAAAGCAACTACCTAGGTGAAACAGATTACGAGTTGGAATACGAGGCTTCCGATTACCAAAGAGGTAAAGAAGTATTTGAAAACTTATTAAAACAGTTTAATATTATCCAAACTCCAACCGATACAAAGGTAAAGAGATTTTTTAAAAAGAAATTCCCCACTCTATAA
- a CDS encoding GTP pyrophosphokinase has protein sequence MKVWELFLAPYKQAVDELKVKFKGMRAQFELDGGHSPIEFVTGRVKPTASIIDKAQRKAIPLDKLEAEMQDIAGVRIMCQFVEDIMSMVDLIRARKDFTIIEERDYISSKKESGYRSYHMVIDYPVQTINGEKHILVEIQIRTLAMNFWATIEHSLNYKYKGQFPEDMRKRLERAAEAAFQLDEEMSEIREEIQEAQAIFTKKKEE, from the coding sequence TTGAAGGTTTGGGAGTTATTTTTAGCACCATATAAACAAGCGGTAGATGAATTAAAAGTGAAATTTAAAGGAATGCGAGCACAATTTGAGTTAGATGGGGGACACTCTCCGATTGAATTTGTAACAGGAAGAGTGAAGCCGACAGCTAGTATTATTGATAAAGCTCAACGAAAAGCAATTCCATTAGACAAGTTAGAAGCGGAAATGCAAGACATTGCTGGAGTGCGCATCATGTGTCAATTCGTGGAAGATATAATGTCCATGGTTGATTTAATTCGAGCTCGTAAAGATTTCACCATCATAGAAGAGAGGGACTATATTTCTTCTAAAAAAGAGAGTGGATATCGTTCGTATCACATGGTTATCGATTACCCAGTTCAAACCATTAATGGGGAAAAACATATTCTTGTTGAGATTCAGATTCGTACACTAGCAATGAATTTTTGGGCAACTATTGAACATTCGTTAAATTATAAATACAAAGGGCAGTTTCCAGAAGATATGCGAAAAAGACTGGAACGTGCAGCGGAGGCAGCTTTCCAACTTGATGAAGAGATGAGCGAAATTCGTGAGGAGATTCAAGAAGCTCAAGCTATCTTTACGAAGAAAAAAGAAGAGTAA
- a CDS encoding NAD kinase yields the protein MKFAVTSKGDPKSNTLTHKIKTYLQDFDLKYDEDTPDIVISVGGDGTLLYAFHRYSSRLDKTAFIGVHTGHLGFYADWVPEEIEKMIIAIAKTPYQIIEYPLLEVMVRYQHGGRESRYLALNEATVKSVDGTLVMDVDMRGQHFERFRGDGLCVSTPSGSTAYNKALGGAIIHPSIPAIQVAEMASINNRVFRTIGSPLILPAHHTCTLKPVNRPDFQLTIDHLSLLHKDVKSIQFRVADEKIRFARFKPFPFWKRVQYSFIKD from the coding sequence ATGAAATTTGCTGTAACGTCTAAGGGAGATCCAAAATCGAATACATTGACGCACAAAATAAAAACATATTTGCAAGACTTTGATTTAAAATATGATGAAGATACTCCTGATATTGTTATTTCAGTAGGGGGAGATGGAACACTACTATATGCGTTTCATCGATATAGTTCCAGATTAGATAAGACTGCTTTTATTGGTGTGCATACTGGTCATCTTGGTTTTTATGCGGATTGGGTACCAGAAGAAATAGAAAAGATGATCATTGCTATTGCAAAAACTCCTTATCAAATTATTGAATACCCTCTTTTGGAGGTTATGGTTCGATATCAGCATGGCGGCAGAGAATCAAGGTATTTAGCATTGAATGAAGCGACTGTGAAATCAGTAGATGGAACGTTAGTGATGGATGTTGATATGAGAGGACAGCATTTTGAACGTTTTAGAGGAGATGGATTATGTGTGTCTACTCCTTCAGGAAGTACGGCATACAATAAAGCATTAGGTGGAGCAATTATTCACCCTTCTATTCCAGCCATTCAGGTGGCGGAAATGGCATCTATTAATAATCGTGTTTTCCGAACAATCGGTTCTCCACTAATTTTACCAGCCCATCATACATGTACATTAAAGCCGGTTAATAGACCCGATTTTCAACTTACAATTGATCACCTCTCGCTATTGCATAAAGATGTAAAATCGATTCAATTCCGAGTAGCAGATGAAAAGATTCGTTTTGCTAGATTTAAACCATTTCCATTTTGGAAGAGAGTGCAGTACTCCTTTATTAAGGATTAA
- a CDS encoding RluA family pseudouridine synthase: MKLQRYEESYRVHKDEGGILLREFLFLRGITRRALTSIKFGGGLIEVNGHEVNVREVVREGDQVRVMFPPENRGKTLIGENIPLRILYEDEYVLVINKGPGMNTIPSREHPTGSLAQALIYYYESVGLPSTVHVVTRLDRDTSGAVLIAKYSPVHEKLSLQQKEKKVKRTYEAIVHGKVEPLEGTYTAPIGRKDDSIIERTVREDGQTAITHYNVKRYTTFFSHIHVQLETGRTHQIRVHFSHAGYPLVGDTLYGGAKNDLNRQALHCVSVEWLDIKSGEVKKVVCELEDDLKKFVEEKFRP, from the coding sequence ATGAAATTACAACGTTACGAGGAATCTTATCGTGTTCATAAAGACGAAGGAGGAATTCTCTTAAGGGAATTCCTTTTTTTACGTGGGATTACAAGGAGAGCTCTTACTTCTATAAAGTTTGGAGGTGGCTTAATTGAAGTGAATGGGCATGAAGTGAATGTTAGGGAAGTGGTTCGTGAAGGTGATCAAGTGCGTGTTATGTTTCCACCGGAAAACCGAGGTAAAACACTAATTGGGGAAAACATCCCTTTACGGATACTTTACGAAGACGAATATGTCTTAGTTATAAATAAAGGACCTGGGATGAATACGATACCTTCAAGAGAACACCCCACGGGGAGTCTTGCGCAAGCATTAATTTATTATTATGAAAGTGTAGGTTTACCTTCTACCGTTCATGTTGTGACGAGACTTGATAGAGATACTTCAGGAGCCGTCCTCATCGCAAAATATAGCCCTGTTCATGAAAAATTAAGTCTCCAACAAAAAGAGAAGAAAGTGAAGCGAACATATGAAGCGATTGTTCATGGGAAGGTGGAACCGCTAGAAGGAACCTATACAGCTCCAATTGGAAGAAAAGATGATAGTATTATTGAACGAACAGTAAGAGAAGATGGTCAAACAGCCATTACGCATTATAACGTTAAAAGGTATACAACTTTTTTTTCTCACATACACGTTCAATTAGAGACGGGAAGAACGCACCAAATTCGCGTTCACTTTTCCCATGCGGGTTACCCTTTAGTGGGGGACACACTTTATGGAGGAGCTAAAAACGACTTAAATCGTCAGGCTTTACACTGTGTGAGTGTGGAGTGGTTGGATATCAAGTCGGGTGAAGTAAAGAAAGTAGTGTGTGAATTAGAAGATGATTTGAAGAAATTTGTGGAAGAAAAGTTCCGTCCATAA